From the Ktedonobacteraceae bacterium genome, one window contains:
- a CDS encoding thioesterase II family protein produces MPSLSTTATTAWIFGARPNPQARFRLFCFPYAGGGASIYRTWLNGLQAEVEVLPVQLPGRENRLKESPFDRFESLLEALVEALHPFCTVPFAFFGHSMGALVSFELARWLRRQYSLLPVHLFASAYRAPQTPIVGPLLHTLPEPALVQKLLQLNGTSREVLENDELRQFLLPILRADFAVCETYHYEPQEPLACPITVFGGLQDTRVSRFELALWREQTCSRFSQRMLPGDHFFLQSARASLLQIIRQELNAYLIS; encoded by the coding sequence ATGCCATCTCTATCGACAACAGCTACAACCGCCTGGATTTTTGGAGCAAGGCCCAATCCGCAGGCCCGCTTTCGCCTGTTCTGTTTCCCCTATGCTGGGGGCGGCGCGTCGATTTATCGCACATGGCTGAATGGATTGCAGGCCGAAGTCGAAGTCCTGCCGGTTCAGCTTCCTGGACGTGAGAATCGCCTGAAAGAGTCGCCTTTTGACCGGTTTGAGTCCTTGCTGGAGGCCCTTGTCGAGGCGCTGCATCCATTTTGTACCGTTCCTTTTGCGTTTTTCGGGCATAGCATGGGGGCGCTGGTCAGTTTTGAACTGGCGCGCTGGTTGCGCAGGCAGTATAGTCTCCTTCCGGTGCATCTTTTTGCCTCGGCCTATCGCGCCCCGCAAACACCGATTGTAGGGCCGCTGCTGCACACGCTGCCGGAGCCTGCCTTAGTTCAAAAATTGTTGCAACTCAATGGCACGAGCCGCGAGGTTCTGGAGAACGATGAGCTGCGGCAATTCCTGCTGCCCATCCTGCGCGCGGATTTTGCCGTGTGTGAAACCTACCATTATGAACCTCAAGAACCGCTCGCCTGCCCGATCACTGTCTTCGGCGGCTTGCAGGATACAAGGGTCAGTCGTTTTGAACTGGCTTTATGGCGCGAGCAGACCTGCAGCCGTTTCTCGCAGCGCATGCTCCCCGGCGACCACTTTTTCTTGCAGAGTGCCAGGGCCTCACTGCTGCAAATCATACGACAGGAACTGAATGCATACCTGATATCCTGA
- a CDS encoding ribonucleotide-diphosphate reductase subunit beta: MSIHISAEENASLAELQHTPIDTVLNIIDQGLVHLPSYRELYYRWERQQWRAQDIDFVPDRIQWELMPDEEQEEHLYSIASFFQGEASVTDALAPYVIAMPEEEMRIYVTTQLVDESRHTIFFARFFSEVLGIDEGLLEESLAFARQYMNVQMRYILIDALMEMADRIRCQPGNLHQLIEGVTLYHVIIEGTMALAGQRNLLETYRQDNLFPAFRSGFTAVARDESRHVIFGVKFLRDMLKRDPEHAHVVRAALEKYAPPALAALRPPDDVIPSMLAMNLDPWTTQRYGLESLRKKLKVIGLSMELPAVPGFEDVLSKSQ; the protein is encoded by the coding sequence ATGTCGATACACATATCTGCGGAAGAAAATGCCTCGCTGGCCGAGTTGCAGCACACTCCGATTGATACGGTGCTGAACATCATCGACCAGGGGCTGGTGCATCTACCCTCGTACCGCGAATTATATTATCGCTGGGAACGCCAGCAGTGGCGCGCGCAGGATATCGACTTTGTGCCTGATCGCATTCAGTGGGAACTGATGCCGGATGAGGAGCAAGAGGAACACCTCTATAGCATCGCTTCCTTCTTCCAGGGCGAGGCGAGCGTCACAGATGCGCTTGCACCCTACGTGATCGCCATGCCCGAAGAAGAGATGCGCATCTATGTCACAACGCAGCTGGTTGACGAATCGCGGCACACCATCTTCTTCGCGCGTTTTTTCAGCGAGGTGCTTGGCATTGACGAAGGGCTTCTAGAAGAATCCCTGGCCTTCGCGCGCCAATATATGAATGTGCAGATGCGCTATATTTTGATCGACGCGCTTATGGAGATGGCCGACCGTATCCGCTGCCAGCCTGGCAATCTCCATCAATTGATCGAGGGCGTTACCCTGTACCACGTGATTATCGAAGGCACCATGGCTCTGGCGGGCCAGCGTAACCTTTTGGAGACCTATCGCCAGGATAACCTCTTCCCGGCCTTTCGCAGCGGCTTCACCGCCGTCGCGCGTGACGAATCGCGGCACGTCATATTCGGCGTGAAGTTCCTGCGCGATATGCTCAAACGCGACCCTGAACATGCACACGTAGTACGCGCCGCTCTCGAAAAATATGCTCCCCCGGCCCTGGCTGCGTTGCGACCACCCGATGACGTGATTCCATCGATGCTGGCCATGAATCTCGACCCCTGGACGACGCAACGGTACGGCCTGGAATCGCTGCGGAAAAAACTCAAAGTCATTGGTTTGTCTATGGAATTACCCGCTGTACCTGGATTCGAGGATGTTCTGTCAAAGAGTCAATGA
- a CDS encoding pyridoxal-phosphate dependent enzyme: MNPILMAPSDVADLTTVELRQLVDQIGGTPLKPVILVIEGRARKVYLKLEGANPTGSVKDRTGSALVRDLEERGLLKKGSVVIESTSGNLGVALSMQCKARGYDFIAVVDPKTTQENITKMQSLGAQIDMVSTPDANGGYLLSRLERIRLLCRCFSHYVWTDQYSNPANPFIHYTTTGPEMYRQMNGKVDAVFVPVSTGGTLAGVGRYFRECSPSTAVVGVDAKGSVVFGTPPAPRRLTGIGSSRPSSFLTRDLYDVHILVGDEEAFACCRALATRTGIRAGGSSGAVLAACARYLQLHPEIQDVVCLCADDGNNYAASIFNDEWLRTHGLYVSSDCPWPIQDILRA; this comes from the coding sequence ATGAATCCCATATTGATGGCTCCCTCGGATGTTGCCGATCTTACTACAGTCGAACTCCGGCAACTGGTAGATCAAATCGGCGGCACTCCTTTAAAGCCAGTAATACTTGTAATCGAGGGCAGAGCGCGCAAGGTCTATCTCAAACTTGAGGGCGCGAATCCAACCGGTTCGGTCAAGGATAGGACAGGCTCTGCCCTGGTAAGAGACCTGGAAGAGCGCGGCCTGCTCAAAAAAGGCTCGGTCGTGATTGAATCCACCTCAGGTAATCTGGGTGTGGCGCTGTCCATGCAATGTAAGGCCAGGGGCTATGATTTCATCGCCGTCGTCGATCCCAAGACTACACAGGAGAACATTACCAAAATGCAGTCGCTTGGCGCGCAGATCGATATGGTAAGCACTCCTGATGCGAATGGCGGCTACCTGCTCTCGCGCCTGGAACGCATACGTCTTCTATGCCGGTGCTTCTCGCATTATGTCTGGACAGACCAGTACTCCAATCCGGCAAACCCATTCATTCACTATACGACCACAGGGCCTGAGATGTATCGTCAGATGAACGGAAAAGTAGACGCGGTCTTCGTACCTGTCTCCACAGGTGGCACGCTTGCCGGTGTCGGGCGCTATTTTCGTGAATGCAGTCCATCGACCGCAGTTGTAGGAGTGGATGCTAAGGGGTCGGTCGTCTTCGGCACGCCACCCGCTCCACGCAGGCTGACCGGCATTGGTTCCTCGCGTCCTTCCAGCTTTCTCACGCGCGACCTGTATGATGTGCATATACTTGTGGGAGACGAAGAGGCTTTTGCCTGCTGTCGCGCCTTAGCTACCAGAACAGGCATTCGAGCAGGTGGCTCAAGTGGGGCGGTACTCGCAGCCTGCGCGCGCTATCTACAGCTTCATCCAGAAATACAGGACGTAGTCTGCCTCTGTGCGGACGATGGCAACAACTACGCCGCCTCGATTTTTAACGATGAATGGCTGCGGACGCATGGATTGTATGTTTCATCTGATTGCCCCTGGCCCATCCAGGATATACTTCGCGCTTAA
- a CDS encoding ornithine cyclodeaminase family protein: protein MIKHQDDRILYLASRDVQEVCKEIDSVAVIREVFKLHGSGQTILPDEAYLGWTNAKGESVRSLNMPAYVGGPFGMAGTKIINGNIANPARGLPRASGLTLLFDPVTVRVVCMMEGAYISSLRTASVTALSADLLKGREIQTLAIIGAGVLARAHIELLVMRLPGLRHIRLFDLEEQRIETLQQQVAFILKSRGVEMQATKTAEEAIRPAQLIVPVTTTTQGYISYDWLQPGSLLVNISLDDPLPEVVLRADKVIVDDWNLVKNDPRRLVGRMYRQGKVIGPDDSIEATASGRRRIDAQLGEIVTGAKAGRTNENEIILVNPFGLAIEDVALAIEVYRKARKMGMGVELER from the coding sequence ATGATAAAGCATCAAGATGACCGGATTCTCTACCTGGCAAGCAGAGATGTGCAAGAGGTCTGTAAGGAAATCGATAGCGTGGCTGTGATACGCGAGGTGTTCAAGCTGCATGGTTCTGGCCAGACAATCCTTCCCGACGAGGCCTACCTGGGCTGGACAAACGCAAAAGGCGAGAGCGTCCGAAGCCTGAACATGCCGGCCTATGTAGGCGGCCCATTTGGCATGGCCGGAACCAAGATCATCAACGGCAATATCGCCAATCCTGCGCGCGGCCTACCGCGTGCGAGCGGATTGACGCTGCTTTTCGATCCGGTCACGGTGCGCGTCGTTTGTATGATGGAAGGCGCCTATATCTCCAGCCTGCGTACTGCCAGCGTCACTGCTCTCTCAGCAGACCTGCTGAAAGGCAGGGAGATACAGACCCTGGCCATCATTGGAGCAGGCGTGCTGGCTCGCGCGCACATCGAACTGCTCGTCATGCGACTTCCCGGCTTGCGGCACATACGACTATTCGACCTGGAAGAGCAGCGAATCGAGACGCTACAGCAACAAGTGGCTTTCATACTGAAATCGAGAGGCGTAGAGATGCAGGCAACGAAAACTGCTGAAGAGGCCATTCGCCCGGCGCAATTGATCGTCCCCGTAACCACGACGACCCAGGGCTACATCTCATATGACTGGCTGCAACCCGGCTCGCTGCTCGTCAACATCTCGCTTGATGACCCCTTGCCGGAAGTGGTACTTCGCGCCGATAAGGTAATCGTGGATGACTGGAACCTGGTGAAAAACGATCCTCGTCGCCTGGTCGGACGCATGTACCGGCAAGGGAAGGTCATCGGGCCTGACGATTCCATTGAAGCCACAGCAAGTGGCAGACGTCGCATCGATGCGCAGTTAGGCGAGATTGTCACCGGTGCGAAAGCAGGTAGAACCAACGAAAATGAGATCATCCTGGTCAATCCCTTCGGACTCGCCATCGAGGATGTCGCTCTGGCCATAGAAGTGTACCGGAAGGCGCGGAAAATGGGTATGGGCGTGGAGTTGGAACGATAG